The following coding sequences are from one Mytilus trossulus isolate FHL-02 chromosome 8, PNRI_Mtr1.1.1.hap1, whole genome shotgun sequence window:
- the LOC134681056 gene encoding aspartate dehydrogenase domain-containing protein-like — MSSLKKKKIRIGIVGYGHLGKYLVQTIQDDDRLELAFIWNRTREALDDFKNKELILEELNDFPQRQADLIVEVAHPKISHEWGPKFLQNADYMIGSPTALSDQTLETSLRNASDKHGLYIPSGAFWGGEDIKKMADRGTLQALKVTMTKHPSSFKLEGDLKKKIEEVSEEPLVLYDGPVRDLCPLAPNNVNTMAAAALAAHNLGFDKVQGSIIADPKLENWHIVEVETWGPGSVENNTAFHVKTVRKNPAKVGAVTGSATYASFFSSILGAHGKGPGLHLC; from the exons ATGTCCTCgttgaagaagaagaaaattcgCATTGGTATCGTAGGATATGGTCATTTAG GTAAATACCTTGTACAAACAATTCAAGATGATGATAGATTAGAACTGGCATTCATTTGGAACAGGACACGGGAAGCATTAGATGACTTTAAGAACAAAGAGTTAATTCTAGAAGAACTGAATGATTTCCCACAGAG GCAGGCAGATTTAATTGTGGAGGTAGCCCATCCTAAAATTTCACATGAATGGGGACctaaatttcttcaaaatgcTGATTATATG atAGGATCACCTACAGCTTTAAGTGACCAGACATTAGAAACTTCATTGAGGAATGCTTCAGATAAGCATGGACTGTATATTCCAAGTGGTGCATTCTGGGGTGGGgaggacataaaaaaaatggctgaTAGAGGAACATTACAA GCATTAAAAGTAACAATGACCAAGCATCCCAGTAGTTTTAAGTTGGAAGgtgatttgaagaaaaaaattgaagaagtATCTGAAGAGCCATTAGTCCTCTACGATG GTCCAGTCCGTGACCTTTGTCCTCTAGCACCTAACAATGTGAACACAATGGCAGCAGCAGCATTAGCAGCTCATAACCTTGGGTTTGATAAAGTTCAAGGATCAATTATTGCTGATCCCAA ATTAGAAAACTGGCATATTGTGGAAGTAGAGACTTGGGGACCTGGATCAGTAGAAAATAACACAGCATTTCATGTTAAAACTGTACGAAAGAATCCAGCAAAAGTTGGAGCAGTCACAGGCAGTGCTACATATGCTTCTTTCTTTAGTAGTATACTTG GAGCTCATGGCAAAGGACCTGGTCTTCATCTTTGCTGA